A genomic stretch from Helianthus annuus cultivar XRQ/B chromosome 1, HanXRQr2.0-SUNRISE, whole genome shotgun sequence includes:
- the LOC110866865 gene encoding zeatin O-glucosyltransferase — protein MENDVVVVVVPFVAQGHLNQLLHLSRLLSAYNLPVHIAGTTTHNRQAKLRIHGWNINSDTNIHFHEFETPQFESPPPNPNSSTKFPSHLIPSFKASSRLREPFAKLLANFSNTARRVIVVHDYLMSPVVQDVVSFPNVEAYAFHAASAFTTFSYVWEYKGSPCLDDVECYNQLTKIPIIQDLMPQDFIEFVRSHVDCEKFNSGNIHDTCKVFDRKFIDYHSKEGLCGSTKQWALGPFNPVSINNNQDPTKRHKTLEWLDKQAQDSVIYVAFGSTTSFSNEQIRELANGLEKSGQKFIWVLRDADKGDIFKGECRHIELPKGFEERVEGKGLVVREWAPQLEILAHNATGGFMSHCGWNSSMESITMGVPIAAWPMHSEQPRNATLITEVLKIGVNVGDWGRDGEVVISSVIEEAIRILMDSDEGNEMRKRAKKIGEDVRQSVEEGGVTRMEIDAFVAHITRQ, from the coding sequence ATGGAAAACGATGTCGTAGTTGTGGTGGTGCCTTTTGTAGCACAAGGTCATCTCAACCAACTACTCCACCTCTCCCGTCTTCTTTCCGCCTATAATCTACCGGTCCATATCGCCGGAACCACCACCCACAACCGCCAAGCGAAGCTTCGTATCCACGGCTGGAACATCAACTCCGACACAAATATCCACTTCCATGAGTTTGAAACACCTCAGTTCGAATCTCCTCCTCCAAACCCTAATTCCTCCACAAAATTCCCATCACACCTTATCCCATCATTCAAAGCATCATCTCGTCTACGCGAACCTTTCGCAAAACTACTCGCTAATTTCTCTAACACTGCGAGGCGAGTCATAGTTGTTCATGACTATCTAATGAGCCCAGTCGTGCAAGATGTAGTTTCATTTCCAAACGTAGAAGCCTATGCATTTCATGCTGCATCGGCTTTTACAACTTTCTCATACGTTTGGGAATATAAAGGAAGCCCATGTTTGGATGATGTTGAATGCTATAACCAACTTACAAAGATCCCAATTATTCAAGACCTTATGCCACAGGATTTTATTGAATTTGTTCGTTCTCATGTTGACTGCGAGAAGTTTAATTCTGGCAATATTCACGATACTTGCAAAGTATTCGACCGTAAGTTCATCGACTATCATTCGAAAGAAGGATTGTGTGGTAGCACAAAGCAATGGGCACTAGGCCCTTTCAATCCAGTGTCCATAAACAATAACCAAGACCCTACAAAACGCCATAAGACACTCGAGTGGCTCGATAAACAAGCTCAAGACTCGGTGATATACGTTGCATTTGGGTCCACCACTTCATTTTCCAATGAGCAGATTCGAGAACTTGCTAATGGATTAGAGAAGAGTGGACAAAAGTTTATATGGGTGCTAAGAGATGCTGATAAAGGTGATATCTTTAAAGGTGAATGTAGGCATATTGAATTGCCAAAAGGGTTTGAAGAAAGAGTTGAAGGAAAAGGTTTAGTGGTGAGGGAATGGGCACCACAGTTAGAGATATTGGCTCATAACGCAACAGGCGGATTCATGAGTCACTGCGGTTGGAATTCGAGCATGGAGAGCATTACGATGGGTGTTCCGATTGCGGCTTGGCCTATGCATTCAGAACAACCAAGAAACGCTACACTAATAACAGAGGTTTTAAAGATTGGTGTGAACGTAGGGGATTGGGGGCGTGATGGTGAGGTGGTAATATCTTCAGTTATTGAGGAAGCTATTAGAATATTGATGGATTCTGATGAGGGCAATGAGATGAGGAAGAGAGCCAAGAAAATTGGTGAAGATGTTAGACAATCTGTGGAAGAAGGTGGTGTTACACGCATGGAGATCGATGCTTTTGTTGCACACATCACAAGACAATGA